AGCACCTAACTCTGCCTAGCTTCAAGGTCAATCAGGATCGAAGACAAAGCAGGTACATCATAGGCTTGTTTGCTACTGATGATTAAGGTGACCACCGAATCAAATTCACTAGGTAAACCATTAAGAATAGCTGCAATATGCTTTGCATCAGATATCTTTTCTCCACATATACAAAGATTATCCTTAATCAATTTAAGTTGTCTCAAATAATCACGCATGTTTTGATCCCCCTTCTTTTGAAGGTACAAAGAATACTGAAGATTCATAATCTTGGTAATTGTTTTAGCAGAATACAACCGACCAATGACTTCCCAAATTTCAACAACCGATTAACGCATAACCAAATCTAGTAAAATCTCAGGACTGACTACAGAAAGTAACCAAGATGCTATGGCTTTATcttgtttattaaatgaaacTCTTTCAGGATTTTTAACTAGATGGCCAGACTCATCAAAAACAAACTCAAGAGGTATAGCCTGAGTACCATCAATGTAAGACTTCAAACCATAACTCTCCAAAGCAAAAGAAACTTACTGTTTCCACAGTGTTAAGAGTATAGATAAGAACTGTGCTAACTAAATCTGTTATTGAGCTAGCCTATTAGTTGTTAGTTTGTTAGTCAAACAGTTAAGTTGTTAGCAATAGCAGTTACTCATATATTCTATATATACCATTGCTATAATGTACAAACTCAATATACAagaataaatacaaataattttcttattacTCAATTCATTCTATTCTTTCAATACATAGTATAGTTTCACTCATTCAATACACAATACATTTACAACTCACCATAAGTGTTAACAAAGGGTGTCTTCATCTTTGTCAGGGAAAGTACATTCGCGATCTACTTGACAGGAGCTCTATGTTACATGCAAAGAGCGTCCATACTCCAATGGTTAGCTCATCTACTCTATCCAAGGATGGCGGGGATCATCTTTGTGATCCTACTGAATACAGAAGCATTGCAGGTGCTTTACAGTATGTGGTCCTGACTCGTCCTGATATTGCTTATGCCGTAAATAGTATCTGCAGTTCATGCATGCACCTACTACTGTCCATCTGGTTGCCTTAAAACGAATCATGCGATATTTATGTGGTACACTTGGTTATGGGATTATTTTTTGTCCATCTGACTGGCTTTCTTTAGTTGGTTATGCGGATTCTAACTGGGGGCTAGATTTTGATGATCGACACTCTACGATGAGCTACTGTGTGTACTTTGGTCACACACTTGTCTCCTAGTGTTCCAAGAAACAGCATGTAGTTTCACGGTCTACGGCTGAGGCTGAATATCAGAGTCTTGCTACAACTACTAGTGATATTGCTTGGTTAGTCTCGTTACTAAGGGAGTTACATCTTAAGAGTATTGATCTACCGACCATTTGGTGTGACAACTCTAGTGCAGTTGGCGTAGCTAGTAATCCTTTCTTACATTCCAAATTCAAACATGTCAagcttgatttattttttgttcacgAAAAGGTAGCAGGTGGCTCTGTTATTGTTGGTGAGGTCCCTGCCTATGAGCAAGTTGTTGACATTCTTACCAAGCCACTCTCTGTATCGTACTTTGTTTAATTTCGGAATCTTTTTCAGGTTTTACCTACCGGAAAAATGGGTGAACGTTAAGAGTATAGATAAGAACTGTGCTAGCAAACTCTGTTATTGAGCTATTCTATTAGCTATTAGTTTGTTATTCAAGCAGTTAAGTTGTTAGCAATGGCAGTTACTCATATATTCTATAAACAGCATTGCTATAATGTACAAACTCAATATACAAGACTAAATACAAATAATTCTCTTATTACTCAATACATTCTATTCTTTCAATACTTATTATAGTTTCATTCATTCAATACACAATACATTTACAACTCACCGTAGGTGTTAACACACAGGATAATTGATTTCATCAAGCTGAATATTGATCGTCTTGTTAGTGAAGTTCTTGGAAACATTGGTGGAACTGCTACCAGCAACTTCTCGATCTTCTGCCATTACAAATTTCAGggaaaaaaactttcaaaaaaccAGCTCAGGTACCGTATTAGAAGACTAGAAAAGAGATGAATAGAGAAAGCAATATTGTATTACATATTACAAACTTACACAGAGATAAGCAACCATATATATACAGGAAGAGAATCAAGAAAGTATAACAAAGATGAATAATTGTAGCTAACTAACATTACCTAACTAACTAATAGTCTAACAGACTGAGCCAACTATATATTTACTGCTAACACGTAGAGacatttattgttttcttttctctatttcctttttcttttgtttaagaTGTTGTTAAATCTTCTAACGCAAAATGAGATGACAACTCAAGCACCCCACCACGGTTACACGATTCGATACATCTCTAAACAACCATTTTTCTCTACTTATGACACCGTGATTAGAGTAATTTATTGACTTGAAATATCACTCGGACCTTTTGAAGCGAAGTGAAATGACAATCAAAGCACCCCATCCTAGTTACTCTATCTGTCACAATTCACAAGTTCTTACTCATAATTTAAGCTGTCAGTGAAGTATTCTTTTTTCCTTCTGTTTTCTcttctgttttgtttttctttgtcgTTTTTCCAAATGAGCAATTTGTCTAAGCGAGTATAGAAAATGTCAAATTCCATGAGACATGTATTAGCACACAATTCAGTTCCAAATTTAACAAATTCCAATAGAGTATTGCAAGAGTGTGGAAGATTTAGGCAAGATTGCAAGCCTCACAGTTCTCTCTTGGGTTGATTAGTGTCCCCAAGCCCAGAATAGCGCTTTAGTTACtcgagaaaaagagaaaaattggCAGAACGGTGGTGGTGAATTCCACAACCTGCTTTGCgcaaaaaaacaaagaaaattaattagacCATGTTTTTGATTTCTAATAAATTTCTAGATTCGCTGTTAATTTCTGAAGgagatttagaaaaaaaaaagagagatttcATATCTAACAAACATTTGTTTGCagaagataaaataattaattaaatcaacacatgtaatatataatattcacaCGAAAACAGAAACGCTGGGGGAGGAAACTTCCTATCTAAAATAATTAGACCAAGTTTCTGTTGAGTGATCAAGGTTTGTGCTCTTTTTAATATTACCACGTGGAAATCAATCATGTACtatataaaatgtttgggacaataaattattttcatgtctGCGGGTTTTATCACTATAAATCTTTctgttttcttaataaaattgaagCAACAATTCTATAGCTTTCATCTACATTTCGCCCCAGAAATTATAGTAAAGCAGAGACAATGAAAGGAACATTGATGTTGAGTTGGATTCTGATCATCTTCCTCTCCCAAGTAGCAGTGCGGAGCCAATACTACTCAGATACACTACCATATCATCCCAGGCCACCTAAGGTCACCAATCTTCACTTCTTTATGCACGAACATACGGGTGTTACAGCAGTCGTGGTAGCCCAAGCTAACATCACAAGCAATAATTCATCAGTGACATTTGCTACCCTAGTTTCCGTTAATGATCCCCTCAGGACTGGTCCTGAGCCTGACTCAGAGGTGATTGGAAATGTTCAGGGTATTTCGCTCTTGGCTGGATCAAATGCATCGAGCACGCAGTACATAGAATTTGGATTTAATACCGGTAAGTTTAATGGCAGCTCTCTAAGCATATTTTCAAGAGGAGAACCTGGGCTTGCGGTGGTTGGAGGAAGAGGACGATTCATGATGGCAAAAGGGATTGCACTATTTAACCCTATCCTTATAAATGCCACCAATGTCATTATGGAATTTAACGTTACTGTAATTCATTACTAAGATGTTATTTACAGACGCAATCCTTTTGAATTGTGCTCCACTTGATTAGAATACTTGtatgagaaatatatatatatatatatatatatatatatattatctgattaaaatatataattctcaTGTTTCATCATTGTACTTTATCATTATAAGagaaataaaggttaaattcttAGCTACTAAAAATGACACATAAATATATCTATTCAGTATTTATCTTCATCTCTGATAGAGGTTGATTTATGCAAAAATTGGAAAACACtgctattttatcattttgtccCTTCAGAAACCAATATAAAAGTTGGTCATTCTATTCATTTTGACACAACACAAGCAAACAACAGTTCTCCTTTTTCTCTCGTTTGTTTCCTTTAGCAATTTTTCCGGGCAAATTTTTTTGACTaaatttttgctttttcttcTGATTCCTTTCGAGAAGAGCGATACCAGTTGTATTTCCCCTTCTTAATTCGAGtgtacaaattttgaaattttgcattAACATTGGGGGACGATGTTCATTATACGATTACACCGGTCAGAACGAATTTACTTTTAAGGAAGTGGCTCTTCCATGAcacaatgattttttttttttgtgtacacttaatttattttccctATCAATGCTAACGATTTTATTTTGTAGTAGTATATTTCTAACAAAAATAACTTCAGTTCCCgagaaattattcaaataacCAAGATCTTTGCTCGAAAATCTCTTTGCCAAAGTTCAAACAAAGTTAGagaaaagttttattatttttattgatgccaaatttcatcctcaaatcCAGATCCGAcaatttttaagctttcaaTAGATCTATAAATTAAGGCATAATACCAAATTTAATCTTGAGCGTGATGGCCAGCCAAAGTTGTTCAAACGGCCATCCGGCGGCGCGATTGTGGCCCAAACTTGTTAGATGGCCTCCAGAGATTGTCGGCCTCCAAGTTGCCATATGACCCAAATTTGTGTAAGTTTTCAAGCTACGCCGAGAAGAGGTTAAATGGCCCTTGCTCCCGGTGTACCCTAACTACTATGGGTTGTCTCCAAGGGCCATTTTGGAGCACGATCCCATCCATAAttatatactttaaaaataattaaaggtgTTGTGGCTACttttcaatatttgaaaattatattaattacatgacatctgattttaaaataaatatttctcgaACAGTAAtgacatataatatatttttcaccCAGATTGTGGGTGCCGTGGGAGTTTACttggtaaataaaatactaaaacttaTACCTAAATTTATCGATACAATTAgttatttatacttatattgtCTAAGTAATTACATTTCACCATATTTGACAGGAAAGTAGTGGAAGAACCAAAGAATTAGTAAATATTAGGAATAGCTACTGCTCCACATGATCAAGGACACTGCTAGAATGAAGTTCTTTGGTCTAAAGGGAATTGCAGTACATACAATTAACAGAAAAGTTTATGAAGGTTGAGGAACTCTAGAATTAATCTTCATATATCGGGAGAACATAATGTCGATTGATTGTATTCTTCTATTCTTGTTGCTTAGTTCTTATACATAGAATATTATTGTTTGTTGTAGcaaattattttccttttctgaaCCAAATCCACAAATGGAGGTATTTGAACGTCAATGTTGAAAGAAGATCATATtacttgaaatattttaaaagtattgttGAAATATTTGGAGTTGCTGAGATGTGGTTTAGGAAGTGTCTACTTCATTCACTACTCTAGAATCAAGTCGGATCGGATCAATTCTATCAGATCCCTTAGATTGAGGAGGTTGGATCATATTAGAACGTTGAAGGTTTAGTTGCCAACAGTCCTTATTTACTTTAGTTGTTATTACTATATGGTTTTTAGCATATTTAGTTGTTGTTTAATAGGTATTCTGACAGATCTTCATTATGATAGCATgtctcaaaatttatatatatttgagagaCTTGTATAAGTTGATGTGTTGATTTTTTATAGCATTTAATATGTTCAAGTGAGGAACTTTATCTGTAAGAGTGCATTTGGTTGTAAAAACTTTGTATTGTGATGTTACATGCTATGTTCTCAAGGGGAGAATTTAGTGGTGAGAAAATTCTCTTCGGTGTGTTAGGATCTAGTGTCCTTAGTGTAGTATTGAAGTCTATGTAGTTGTAATTTTCGAACAAACTGGCTTAATAGAATATTCATCAGTTTCATTAACATCTTCATGTATTATCCTTAATgagttttgcatgcaaagcaaaataaagCAAATATCAACTCACTAATTATCCAATgcttaactaatactaagcgatattacgtggtcgactcataatatgaaaagacaaattatattagtagataatctaaacaccTCTTTAGTCTTATCTTTGGTATCAGAATAGATGGCACCCAAAAAATAGTAACATGGATGTGACTGACTAAGTTGACAGTATATCATAAAATACCCAAGTTAAATAAATCTTAGATcgatttaaatcaaatataatttttcattgtgTTCGGCCTTTAATTAAGTCGAGACAATCCAATTTAGACacaattttattaactaatcaactTCCAATATATACATAGATAATTAAAAACGTCAAGGTGGTGGCAAAAATTTGTTCTAACACCGATTACTCTATAACTTCCCACCTCAAACTTCatatccttaattaaattaccaatattttaaaaaattaaattaaatgccATAATTTATCTCCTTAGAAAAAACCTagtaaatcttttattttaatatacttatttcTCAAGATATTAATTATATACACCATTTTTCTCAACCACATTGCACGtgtaaaaattttagtatttattaaaaaaaatttccagGTCGTGGGACTTtacttggaaaataaaatactaaaacttataaaatatttttgtaaactGATACTACTGAGGTAAGATGAGTTGATAGTTGCTAAGTGACACTCGATAATGCCACTGTAGATTGCTTCTGAGATGGTTAAATACTCACCTTATTTTGTTACacaatttaatgaaaaaaaatctttggACTTGTTTAATGTGATGTGCTATTAAAGATACTATGGTTCATCTATAGAAACTAGTCTTAGGCTTGGGCCCAAcccaaaaaaaaccaaacaaaaaccaaaaaataaaagtccaaTAACAATACATTGACCCAATAAGGTCCAATGACAATAAAACCCAAACATCATTAGCCCAAATAACATAAACTCTAACCCAATAACCAGCCCAATGCAcccaacattttcatcaaaaaaacaaaaaaaccctagGTCACCCCGCGCCTAGCAAGCAACCAAGTTCGTTGCCGTCGCCTC
This sequence is a window from Gossypium raimondii isolate GPD5lz chromosome 5, ASM2569854v1, whole genome shotgun sequence. Protein-coding genes within it:
- the LOC105768531 gene encoding dirigent protein 4; this encodes MKGTLMLSWILIIFLSQVAVRSQYYSDTLPYHPRPPKVTNLHFFMHEHTGVTAVVVAQANITSNNSSVTFATLVSVNDPLRTGPEPDSEVIGNVQGISLLAGSNASSTQYIEFGFNTGKFNGSSLSIFSRGEPGLAVVGGRGRFMMAKGIALFNPILINATNVIMEFNVTVIHY